The window tcttcccagcctggtgcaggtctacaattttgtttctggtgtcctttgacagctctttggtcttggccatagtggagtttggagtgtgactgtttgaggttgtggacaggtgtcttttatactgataacaagttcaaacaggtgccattaatacaggtaacgagtggaggacagaggagcctcttaaagaagaagttacaggtctgtgagagccagaaatcttgcttgtttgtaggtgaccaaatacttattttccaccataatttgcaaataagttcattaaaaatcctacaatgtgattttctggaaaaaaaattctcaatttgtctgtcatagttgacgtgtacctatgatgaaaattacaggcctctctcatctttttaagtgggagaacatgcacaattggtggctgactaaatacttttttcccccactctatATACGTTTCAGTTCAGCATCCTAAaagtaaatttacattttagtcatttaaaagacgctcttatccagagcgacttacaggagcaattagggttaagtgccttgctcaagggcacatcggaagatttttcacctagtcggcttggggatttgaACTACCGACCTTTtgtttactggcccaacacttaaTCGCTAGGCTAGCTGCCGCCCTAGTAATACTGCATCTGTTATCAAATATGATATGATCCATAAACTCATACTAAGAATAAATAAGACACAAAACCCTACCTTGACCCGGCGGTTGATATTAAGGAACTGACAGGTCTTGTCATAGAGCATCTCCAGGTTCTCTCTGTCCCAGTAGAAGTCTGGCGTGATCAGCAGGTCAGAGCTCAGGTTGATACAGTGCCTGGAATAACATAACACGTAAAATAGCCAGATTCAGTGGTGGATGGTTACATAGTATTGTCTGCTAATTGCTTCTGGTTACTCAAGCTGTAATAAACAAAATGAATCCAATATTTAACCTGCTGCTTTGATATTTGCAGCAGATTTTATTTACCTCAGAGAAAAGAGTTCTCCAATTTTCTGCATGACCTCTGCTCTGGACAGCTTTATTTTCTTCCCAGATTTCAGCATCTTTTTGGGAAGAGCAAATAATGAAGTTAGGAGAACCTATTATACATTGTATAATTATTCAGTCATGGTCAGATATGATGGTTTCTCAAGTGTGGAGGTCTGTTGACACTTACAGAATCATTTAAAGGTCTTACCTCTGGGATGGACTGAATCGACTCCACAAAGTGATCCAAAGCCACCTCCCATATAGCCAGTTTCACTTAAACAAAACCAAGACAGACGGGAAAGCACAATATGGATGGTAAGAAAGCCATAGTAGTATATAGAACGATTAACAGTAATGTTCCCTACATGAACAACAAACAGTAAACATAAAGGGGTTCCAGCTAACCTGACAAAGAAAGGGCATTTGAGAATGCAAATTTATCCAGCACGGCCTCGTCAGGATATATTTCATTGTTCAGCAGGAAGTTACCATGTTGTAGTTTTGAGTTTCCCCTTGGGAGAACAAAAGAAAACACTGTCACCAAAGACAACAATATAGCTACAACAATTATGGAACAATCCAAATGACAAATCAAAAGAAGCCCTTTTTGCTTTCTATATCATGGTAAAGTCATTCATACATTTTTTCAGCCATCTACAATTTAATTTTGCTATAATGCATATTGGAAATTGCATCATCGATCTGTTACGACCAACCATATCAGGTGACATACTCTCCAATACTGTAGTTGATCTCTTCATTTTCCCAGTGGACCAGAGCTACCTCGTAGGGCTGAATCTCATGCTGCTCCAGGATCCTCATCACTTTCTTCATCTGAGAAACAAAGCAGATTAATAGCAAGAAATTGCATCATTGATCTGTAACTGATGACATCTGCAGCTCCTTCAACAATTCCCCTGCTTAGACTACCTGGTTCAAGAGAACCAAACCTTCCCTTAACAGTGATTTTTAAGGTGACTGTAATGTGATCATTTTGTTATTATCAAAACTAGAATTACTACACTATTGTGAGAAATTACGAAAATTAATGAAATATGTCAGTGACTTCTTATGTGCAATAGGATCGGAATCCTTCTTACCGTTTTCTCTTCAACATTCCAAAAGACCACTGATCCCTCCCTAGAAAGAAAAATAGCTTAATGTTCAAAACAAAACAATTAGCTAAGAGACATAACCAATAAGATATAGAAAAATACATACCTGAAGAAGAACATTGTTGCATTGTCACTGGGTTTTTGGGCATTGTCAGTGCATATTACAAGTACATTTGAGGCATCTGAAATGAAAATATATGATCAAAATGTTTCTTTGTATCATTGCACAGCCATGAAAAGAGTATGCAATTAGCCTAGAGCAGgagtctccaaccttttctagcatgagagctacttaaaaaaaaattaaacctGTCATGAGCTACTAATTTTCTCCTAGCTTTCAAATAAGCATATTCTTCTCTTCTACTCTTCCCCgcaactcttccccaggtccttagtgtacaagagaaagtagtgcactgtttTATGCCAATacacctggtaaaataatggttaataaacaactctaaggggagccctataaaatctgtgatTATTTCCCCCACAATTCTGTTTAATATTTTCCAAATTATGTTTTCTCAGTTTTAGTTTTCCTGGTTTTAgaatttgttttgttttacactCAAAATGTACACTTTTTATAGAGAAACAATGAAATTGGATGTTCTGAGAATTGTTTTATGTCTGGAAGAAAATTAGCATTTTGGGATTTGTGTGTTTAATTCCCCTTCAATTACGCATctgcatctggccctttaattgtgcatctaGTGAGTAAAGAATGTCCCTTCTAATGTGCCggtctagtgatggttctgtaCCGCTGCTGCTCATTTCATGGGAAAGTTttcaaataacaaataatagatacaaatgatATACTTACTCATGACATACTactgccaggtaagcctactttgcagttaacatttaatcgAGAAGATTTGGGGtaaagtatttctgtcaaccaCAAGACGGTTATCACATCAATTGGCTACACACAGAGTGATAGACAAATGTGCGCACCATACAGACCAAGACAGGAGCAGAGATTGCTGGCAGAGATTGTGTTAGGTctggctttttaagccaatagtggctaaccaggggtgggataatgtcaatgttacgttgattagatagtagctgggagcttgcggtgtctgatacttgtgagatttgttaattacattaacatttacgtcatttagcagacgctcttatccagagcgacttacaaattggtgcataaTTGGTGCATTAATGACAGTTTGCGGTGGAACATGTGAAGATTGCATGTACTTTCTGAATTGTTTGGTAGCTCGAgatcgacctgttggagacccctggcctAGAGCATCCATGAAGTAAAGTAAAAAGGTGTTGGCCTACCTCTTGGTAAATCTATTTCGTAGAAGCcatgggctatgaggtcatggcAGAGTGTTGGCAAATGATACTGGTCCGCTGTTGCAAAAGCAATGCACTGCATAATATCCTATAGGGGACAAATTGAACATGGTTGCCATCATATTACTGACATAATAACCCACATGATCAAGAATCGGGTCATACTAGATGTTAGATACACGTAAGGTATCTTACTTGTTTCACCAGCCATCAGTGCTCAGGTCTATGTGCTCTGATGTATAAAGTGTGTCCCTGTATTGTCCCTGTATGTAACATTGATTCATTAATTCATCCGTCCATGCTCAgtatccattcattcattcattcacttccttataatacaaataaaagttaaataaataaaatagataTATTCATTAAGAATATCCCAGTCCTCTAATCTGATTGGTGGACGGCATCACCTTGTCCTCCTTTGGGGTCGGCTGATTGGTTCTGGATGGTTGTTTGGTCCTGGGGCCTTTAGGAAGTTTCTTCCCACTTCCTGGCATGGTCACTGGTTTAATCACTGATTTAATAGGGGCCGTTGAATAGAGCCTCCTCTGTATACTGACACCCCAATGTCTGGTGGAGGTGGGATGACCAATGATAGCTGATAGTGACACAACACCGGTGCTGAAACGTTGTGACACATACAAAACATCTCGCTTCCTGTCTCCTCTGACAGTCCAGCCATGCTGTTGGGAGTGTGTGTTTGAATGACAGGTCCTATGATGAACAGAGTCTAAGGTGGTCCAGTGAGCTAATTGAGTTCTAGATGGAGTCACATGCAGCTGGACAGGGTCCGACAGATTGGCAGGGGTGAAGCCATAGGCACATGTCCTACTCCTCAAAGGCTGCTGTATCCTAAGTCGGCACAACAGTGTCTGGAGCATGTTATCTGCATGGATGGACTGTACACAGGAATGCGAAGAGAAAACGTAAGCATACTGACTAGCTAAATCAATAAATTAGAAATGTTGAATAATGATGGGAACAACATATCTATGGGGTTTATTCTATTCAAAAGGACCCCATGATAAAACCTTCACACATAGAAATGCATTTTGGCAATGTACTGTACATTAATATAGCTAGCTATACTGCAGGACAAGAAGATTGACCTTGGTTGAATGGCAATGAATGcaatagctagctacagtagctagctaggtagattACAGTAAACGTTCTGGGCAACATTAGCTATGGTAATTGGTTACTATATTGTAGCTGTTCATGAACCTCACAATAAAGCACGAGAGTATCACTATTCCAATTCAAAACTTCCATGATGTAGCTAAGGTTCGTGCACTAGCACCTGCAAGGTAGCTACGCTAAATAGCGAGCTTCAAATGAATGAGATCCAAGGATGTAACCACAGACAGAAGgggttagttataaatatctttgatgtaacgttaacgttagctagcctaaAGAAAATAACTCACCAAATCAGGCTTTGCAAACAAGATGTTTCAATGGTTGTCATGTTAAAATAACTACAGTATCTACGTTTAGTCACAtatcagtgttgccaactcctcagtaaggaaagtagctattggctgtcctaaaagtcgctaaatgacgtcatcacctaatgatgggggtggggtggggtggggcccACGGGGATGGGGTGAAGTAGGGTGGGGCGGGGCGGGGCCCACGGGGATGGGGAGGGGTGGGCACACGGGGGTGAGGCCCGGGGgtcacggcagcacccgctgctcgttgagaagagtaagaatgaTACGTGTTTttacgtcagagtctccaaaagtctccaataacaccagaacaAGTGGCTAAATTTGTCACTAGTCgcctttttgaaaatgtgtcgctagaggggtctgaaaactcgctaaatatagcgacaaaaacgaggctaaattggcaacactggTTAGATCCGCATAACAGTTTGAGGTTTGAACGCAGGCTTGTTGCGCATAAAGTTTCATTTGAACAGCTACTGTATTTCTTGGTTGCAGTGACGCGTCATTGCGTCATCCTGAAGCAAGGGATCCTGAACAACAGTACCCCCTTTGGTGAAACGCGAGACAATGTTTTCTGTTGCCTGGAGACTCCTGGAAACAGCACTGTATAGCACTTGGTTGAAATCCCAACTCAAAACTCTCACCtatttctattctattctactctacttaTAAGGCGACTTACAGTAACACACAGAAAGAAAATGGAAAGTATTGATACAGCAACAGAAGGCAGACAACTGGATAAGGTAAAATAGAAATGTCATGAATAGAGCTGACCTTATTCTACATGTTAGGGAAGCATGTTTGTTCTACACTTAAAGGGCAATTCCTATTCATATTAATGTGAAAaggtttctatgatctgtggtttctatgatctgtggttaaaaagataaggTCCTAAAAAAAATggtaggattaaaagtaaaaaaacaaTGAGTTTCTAGCCCagggagggtattttcttgctccccacgTCACCGCGAATTgcatagtgtttgaaaatcacagtttttaaatgttttaacttttgatgatgtcatctgGTAGAACCTTTTTActttattctttttttaaataaaaaacttaGAAATTTGcagttttcacatatgttgacacAGGTATTGTGCTTCagataatgaaaatgaggttgaaaagttgTGGAGTTGTCCTTTAACATAACCTAACATAACAttttttactttttccacaacaTTGTGCCCTGCTTAATGTGTCCCCAGGTGGAGCCCTGCCTTGAGAGGGACAGACTGAGGATGAGGGTCTCTGTGTTGGAGGAGAGTGTAAGGTCCTACGAGGTAGAGTGTAAAGCCAGCAGAGAGACGGTGATGAGACTGGTGGCAGAGGTGGCCCGGGAGAGGAGGAACGCAGCAGGCAGTGCAGAGGCTCTGGATCTGCTCAGACTGGTAGGTATCCATATGTGCATCCTTTTAAAACACATACGCTTTTCACGTTGTGCTGATACAAGCTGTACTGTGCTGGCTCGGATATATATTTTTCCAGGGCAGTACAGCCTGGAATTGGCTTGTCTCAGTAGTGTACAACTGTCATCTTTGTTATGTATAAGCATCAATTAATATGTTAAATCTTCACACAAGCATTATGTACAGTAAATGGTTATCTGTTGCAACTTTGCGTTTCCTTGT is drawn from Coregonus clupeaformis isolate EN_2021a chromosome 25, ASM2061545v1, whole genome shotgun sequence and contains these coding sequences:
- the rmnd1 gene encoding required for meiotic nuclear division protein 1 homolog, with the protein product MQCIAFATADQYHLPTLCHDLIAHGFYEIDLPRDASNVLVICTDNAQKPSDNATMFFFREGSVVFWNVEEKTMKKVMRILEQHEIQPYEVALVHWENEEINYSIGEGNSKLQHGNFLLNNEIYPDEAVLDKFAFSNALSLSVKLAIWEVALDHFVESIQSIPEMLKSGKKIKLSRAEVMQKIGELFSLRHCINLSSDLLITPDFYWDRENLEMLYDKTCQFLNINRRVKVVNEKLQHCTELTDLMRNHLSEKHSLRLEWMIVILITIEVMFELGRVIF